A single genomic interval of Amycolatopsis albispora harbors:
- a CDS encoding MFS transporter: MAAPSSRVSVEGTPDKLKVAVGCGVGATIETYDFIGFGTAAALYFGSAFFPGSDPLSASLLSFATLGIGFAVRPLGGLIAGHLGDRVGRKPVLVASLLLMGVATVLIGCLPTYGQIGVWAPLLLVAVRVVQGLAFGAEWGGAILMTFEHAPWRKRGLYTGITQAGFPVGLLLANLAFLVSANLDGTWAWRVPFLLSAVLIVVGILIRLKIDESPEFEDLKQSGQRAKNPLLEVLRDDWRNVLRAFCLRITETAGYAVAVTFMLSYLKMGDGPQVSESLSLFALTTAAALGIVATVWWGKLSDTLGRRPVYLLGCAVTVAWGVPMFLLANTGTAVLVVVVFVVSYTVCQNSLAGVQGAWFSELFATKTRTAGTSMAYQISAVVSGFTPLIATALYARTGWLGPALLFSAYGLLGLLAAVVTKETWGPGQKSEVDRLSQAKEENAVV, translated from the coding sequence ATGGCCGCTCCCAGCTCCCGGGTCTCCGTCGAGGGCACCCCGGACAAGCTCAAGGTCGCCGTCGGCTGCGGTGTCGGCGCGACGATCGAGACCTACGACTTCATCGGCTTCGGCACCGCCGCGGCCCTGTACTTCGGCAGCGCCTTCTTCCCCGGCTCCGACCCGCTGTCCGCGTCCCTGCTGTCCTTCGCCACGCTCGGCATCGGCTTCGCGGTGCGCCCGCTCGGCGGGCTGATCGCCGGCCACCTCGGCGACCGCGTCGGCCGCAAGCCGGTGCTGGTCGCCTCGCTCCTGCTGATGGGCGTGGCCACCGTGCTCATCGGCTGCCTGCCCACCTACGGGCAGATCGGCGTGTGGGCCCCGCTGCTGCTCGTCGCGGTGCGCGTGGTGCAGGGGCTGGCCTTCGGCGCCGAATGGGGCGGCGCGATCCTGATGACCTTCGAGCACGCGCCGTGGCGCAAACGCGGGCTGTACACCGGGATCACGCAGGCCGGGTTCCCGGTCGGGCTGCTGCTGGCGAACCTCGCCTTCCTGGTCAGCGCCAACCTGGACGGGACCTGGGCGTGGCGGGTGCCGTTCCTGCTCAGCGCGGTGCTGATCGTGGTCGGCATCCTGATCCGGCTCAAGATCGACGAATCGCCGGAGTTCGAGGACCTCAAGCAATCCGGGCAGCGGGCGAAGAACCCGCTCCTGGAGGTGCTCCGCGACGACTGGCGCAACGTGCTGCGCGCGTTCTGCCTGCGGATCACCGAGACCGCCGGGTACGCCGTCGCCGTCACGTTCATGTTGTCCTACCTCAAGATGGGCGACGGGCCGCAGGTGTCCGAGTCGCTGAGCCTGTTCGCGCTGACCACCGCGGCGGCGCTCGGCATCGTCGCGACGGTGTGGTGGGGCAAGCTCTCCGACACCCTCGGCCGCCGCCCGGTGTACCTGCTCGGCTGCGCGGTCACCGTGGCCTGGGGCGTGCCGATGTTCCTGCTGGCCAACACCGGCACCGCGGTACTCGTCGTGGTGGTTTTCGTGGTCAGCTACACGGTCTGCCAGAACTCGCTCGCCGGCGTGCAGGGCGCGTGGTTCTCCGAGCTGTTCGCCACGAAGACCCGCACCGCGGGCACCTCGATGGCCTACCAGATCTCCGCGGTGGTCTCCGGCTTCACCCCGCTGATCGCGACCGCGCTGTACGCCCGCACCGGCTGGCTCGGGCCCGCACTGCTGTTCAGCGCGTACGGCCTGCTCGGCCTGCTCGCGGCGGTGGTCACGAAGGAGACCTGGGGACCGGGCCAGAAGTCCGAAGTGGACCGTCTGTCGCAGGCAAAGGAGGAGAACGCTGTTGTCTGA